A region from the Lytechinus variegatus isolate NC3 chromosome 6, Lvar_3.0, whole genome shotgun sequence genome encodes:
- the LOC121416706 gene encoding uncharacterized protein LOC121416706 produces MIMAANFTPDQQCEGKECQSITDVTYYVEEKKRLCDDCASKEGCIARVKRGVPNIYCEEHDEKVKLYCKYHGVPLCYSCAMIKHLQPCERQDINDAIKDNGARLTVLKEKGRDKLKEGRLYEDEIDQCTKDTDTHLQALKDEVNSIIKEAINIDEAKEKMEADKINLAFDGKNQVLQEEIMKINEKIRKNNEEREKQLELIHTNAQIRQRHMDNKKIGLHRDIDNIVKEKDRKIKELMKSLQDDTKTIENAIQTIDTVLEDDKNIVKDGHSVNMSVSDKLKKPLYKNDVKQITDRISGVRFVKGVGREKYDGRIGGYDSEWMLSDTINVKDEIKVPYIVGCIDECNVIITDWVSGSLHTYMLDINTKHIQRVITGTDTSCVISCALQNDDKIVCGRACKGCTGDSLTGCISVYDRQWMRINDVTIPKEKPHNISSSSAVDRDEMIIASEWGQSKIYVINPADSKIVNTIKCKQDVWMRGVLSSGHIIAQPNPRDKRVLIIDRQGGQREIPHSDVILNVSVDPITDDLYVVTSDDEYKTCMIDQVMSGSEVKKRRVTSFPLSNRLTEERERFVTLSVSRVMISSSCKIIACNGDSILVFEKRLTF; encoded by the exons ATGATCATGGCGGCTAACTTCACCCCAGACCAACAATGTGAAGGAAAGGAGTGTCAATCAATCACAGATGTGACGTACTAcgtggaggagaagaagagactCTGTGATGACTGCGCCTCTAAAGAAGGATGCATCGCAAGAGTTAAAAGAGGTGtaccaaatatttattgtgaagaacatgatgaaaaggtaaaattatattgtaaatatCATGGCGTTCCATTGTGTTATTCATGCGCTATGATCAAACATCTACAGCCTTGCGAGAGACAAGATATAAATGATGCAATAAAAGACAATGGGGCGAGGCTAACAGTtctaaaagaaaaagggagggacAAATTGAAAGAAGGTCGTCtttatgaagatgaaattgacCAATGCACGAAAGACACAGACACCCATCTACAAGCTTTGAAAGATGAAGTTAATTCCATAATCAAGGAAGCGATCAACATAGATGAAGCAAAGGAGAAGATGGAGGCTGACAAAATTAATCTAGCATTTGATGGTAAGAATCAAGTACTCCAAGAAGAGATAATGAAGATCAATGAAAAGATTCGAAAGaacaatgaagagagagagaaacaactTGAATTAATCCATACAAATGCACAGATTAGACAAAGACACATGGACAATAAGAAGATTGGTCTTCATAGAGACATTGATAACATTGTTAAAGAGAAGGATAGGAAGATCAAAGAGTTGATGAAATCATTGCAGGATGACACCAAAACAATAGAGAATGCAATACAGACCATAGATACAGTACTAGAAGACgataaaaacattgttaaagaCGGTCATAGTGTGAACATGTCAGTGAGTGATAAACTAAAGAAACCACTTTATAAGAATGATGTAAAACAAATCACTGATAGAATATCAGGtgtgaggtttgtgaagggTGTTGGGAGAGAGAAGTATGATGGTAGGATTGGTGGGTATGATAGCGAGTGGATGCTTAGTGATACAATCAATGTCAAAGATGAAATCAAAGTCCCATATATTGTGGGTTGcatagatgaatgtaatgtgATCATCACCGACTGGGTTTCAGGTAGCCTGCATACATACATGTTAGATATAAACACTAAACACATTCAGAGAGTGATAACAGGTACTGATACATCATGTGTTATCTCCTGTGCATTACAGAATGATGACAAGATAGTGTGTGGTAGAGCCTGTAAAGGTTGTACAGGGGACAGTTTAACTGGATGCATCAGTGTGTATGACAGACAATGGATGCGcatcaatgacgtcacaataccaaAAGAAAAACCTCACAATATCTCGTCATCTTCTG CTGTTGACCGTGATGAGATGATCATCGCTTCTGAGTGGGGTCAGTCTAAGATATACGTCATCAACCCAGCTGATAGTAAGATCGTGAATACCATCAAATGTAAACAGGATGTATGGATGCGAGGTGTGCTATCATCAGGTCACATCATCGCTCAACCTAACCCTCGTGATAAGAGAGTACTAATCATAGACAGACAGGGTGGTCAAAGGGAAATCCCCCACAGTGATGTCATCTTGAATGTCAGTGTTGATCCTATAACAGACGACCTCTACGTCGTGACATCAGATGATGAGTACAAGACGTGTATGATTGATCAGGTGATGAGTGGGAGTGAAGTGAAGAAGAGAAGAGTGACGTCATTCCCTCTATCAAATAGACTGACTGAGGAGAGGGAAAGGTTTGTTACCCTTTCCGTATCTCGTGTAATGATCTCATCATCATGCAAGATAATTGCTTGTAATGGAGATAGTATTCTCGTCTTCGAAAAGCGACTCACATTCTAA